Proteins encoded by one window of Ignavibacteriota bacterium:
- a CDS encoding ATP-dependent Clp protease ATP-binding subunit, with protein MEGNFSNRVQDVIRLSREEALRLGHDYIGTEHLLLGIIREGEGIAVKILRNLGVDLYKLKKAVEDTVRTSGGTLTIGNIPLTKQAEKVLKITYLEAKLYKSDVIGTEHLLLSLLRDDDNIAAQILHQYNVHYDVVRNELDNIISGKPSTPPPQPQAERRTEKSKTPVLDNFGRDLTKLALEDKLDPVIGREKEIERVAQVLSRRKKNNPVLIGEPGVGKTAIAEGLALRIIQKKVSRVLHDKRVVTLDLAALVAGTKYRGQFEERMKAVMNELEKAKDVILFIDELHTIVGAGGASGSLDASNMFKPALARGDLQCIGATTLDEYRQYIEKDGALDRRFQKIMVEPTSVDETIQILSSIKHKYEEHHNVRYSDAAIESAVRLSDRYITDRYLPDKAIDVMDEAGSRIHLSNIHVPKEILELEGEVEKIRQSKNQVVKSQNFEEAARLRDMEKKLLSDLEIAKREWELRAQETIYEVTEESIADVVSMITGIPMNRIAQSESEKLLKMDVALKGSVVGQDEALIKLSKAIRRTRAGLKDPKRPIGSFIFLGPTGVGKTELAKALARYLFDSEEALVRIDMSEYMEKFSVSRLVGAPPGYVGYEEGGQLTEKVRRKPYSVVLLDEIEKAHPDVFNILLQVFDDGILTDSLGRRVDFKNTIIIMTSNIGAREIKPKGGGFGFNVETPTDNYTSMKSTIEDALRRVFNPEFLNRIDETIVFHSLTREHISDIIDIQMKEISKRLTQMKITIQMTKQAREFLVGKGFDPAFGARPLKRALQKFVEDPIAEEILRNKFGEHSIVKIKFNKKTEDLRFVEGNPEKKLGVQTEEPESEEVS; from the coding sequence ATGGAAGGAAATTTTTCCAACAGAGTTCAGGATGTCATTCGGTTAAGCCGGGAAGAAGCGCTTCGGCTCGGACACGATTACATCGGAACAGAACACCTGCTTCTCGGCATCATCCGTGAAGGTGAGGGAATTGCCGTCAAGATTCTCCGCAATTTGGGTGTTGATTTATATAAATTGAAGAAAGCTGTCGAGGATACCGTTCGAACATCCGGCGGGACACTCACTATCGGCAACATTCCGCTGACGAAGCAAGCCGAGAAGGTACTCAAGATTACCTATCTCGAAGCGAAATTGTATAAGTCCGATGTCATCGGCACAGAGCATCTACTGCTTTCGCTGTTGCGGGATGATGACAACATTGCCGCTCAAATTCTTCACCAGTACAATGTTCATTATGACGTTGTCCGGAATGAACTTGATAACATCATCAGCGGGAAACCATCCACTCCTCCGCCGCAACCGCAGGCAGAACGTCGCACCGAAAAATCCAAAACACCGGTGCTTGATAATTTCGGACGCGACCTGACAAAACTCGCACTCGAAGATAAACTTGACCCGGTTATCGGACGCGAAAAGGAAATCGAACGCGTTGCGCAGGTTCTGAGCCGGAGAAAGAAAAACAATCCGGTACTGATTGGCGAGCCGGGAGTTGGCAAAACAGCAATCGCAGAAGGACTCGCGCTCAGAATTATTCAGAAAAAAGTTTCCAGGGTTCTTCATGATAAGCGCGTTGTTACACTCGACCTTGCCGCGCTTGTTGCCGGAACAAAATACCGCGGCCAGTTTGAAGAGCGAATGAAAGCGGTGATGAACGAACTCGAAAAAGCGAAGGATGTTATTCTTTTTATTGATGAGTTACACACCATCGTTGGCGCAGGCGGGGCGTCAGGTTCGCTTGATGCTTCAAATATGTTCAAGCCGGCGTTGGCGCGGGGCGATTTACAATGCATCGGCGCAACCACGCTCGATGAGTATCGCCAGTACATCGAAAAAGATGGAGCGCTCGACAGACGATTCCAGAAAATCATGGTTGAACCGACAAGCGTTGATGAAACCATCCAGATTCTCAGCAGCATCAAACATAAATATGAAGAGCATCATAACGTTCGATATTCGGATGCGGCTATTGAATCTGCAGTTCGCCTCAGCGACCGCTACATCACCGACCGCTATTTGCCGGACAAAGCAATTGACGTCATGGATGAGGCAGGTTCGCGGATTCACCTTTCCAACATTCACGTCCCCAAAGAAATTCTTGAGTTGGAAGGGGAAGTGGAGAAAATCCGTCAGTCAAAAAATCAGGTGGTCAAAAGCCAGAACTTTGAAGAAGCAGCCCGGCTTCGCGACATGGAAAAGAAACTCCTCAGCGACCTCGAAATCGCAAAGCGCGAATGGGAATTGCGCGCGCAGGAAACCATCTACGAAGTAACAGAGGAATCGATTGCCGACGTCGTTTCAATGATTACCGGAATTCCAATGAACCGCATCGCACAATCCGAATCGGAAAAATTACTGAAGATGGATGTTGCGCTCAAAGGCTCGGTTGTCGGGCAGGATGAAGCCCTCATCAAACTTAGCAAAGCAATCCGCAGAACACGTGCAGGATTGAAAGACCCGAAACGACCAATTGGCTCATTCATTTTTTTGGGACCTACAGGCGTGGGAAAAACGGAACTTGCAAAAGCGCTCGCACGGTATTTGTTTGATTCGGAAGAAGCATTGGTACGAATTGATATGAGCGAGTACATGGAAAAGTTCAGCGTGTCTCGGCTTGTTGGCGCTCCTCCGGGATACGTCGGTTACGAAGAAGGAGGTCAACTCACCGAGAAAGTTCGTCGCAAACCGTACTCCGTTGTTCTCCTCGATGAAATTGAAAAAGCGCATCCTGATGTCTTCAATATTTTACTGCAGGTATTTGATGACGGAATTCTGACTGACAGTCTCGGTCGCCGTGTTGATTTCAAAAATACGATTATCATCATGACTTCAAACATTGGCGCGCGGGAAATCAAACCGAAAGGGGGTGGGTTCGGCTTTAACGTCGAAACACCAACCGATAATTACACTTCGATGAAATCCACCATCGAAGACGCACTTCGTCGCGTGTTTAACCCGGAATTTCTTAATCGTATTGATGAGACAATTGTATTTCACAGTCTCACGCGGGAACACATATCGGATATCATTGATATCCAGATGAAAGAAATTTCCAAGCGGCTAACGCAAATGAAAATAACGATTCAGATGACGAAGCAAGCGCGTGAATTTTTGGTGGGCAAGGGATTTGACCCCGCGTTTGGCGCGAGACCGTTGAAGCGCGCTTTGCAAAAATTTGTTGAAGACCCGATTGCTGAAGAAATTCTCCGCAATAAATTCGGAGAACACAGCATCGTCAAAATCAAATTCAACAAGAAGACGGAAGACCTACGGTTCGTGGAAGGAAATCCTGAAAAGAAACTTGGAGTTCAAACAGAAGAACCGGAAAGCGAAGAAGTTTCATAA
- a CDS encoding asparagine synthetase B, with translation MFIALCSLLTALPVQAQKVLIPMDLKQSEHLKAYGIAYWALTKNIEVDWLLNYRGGSFMIDALEMVSTECRVRNVSFEEISGSQAAQIYAEIQQEDNNMDVVRLEKAPRVAVYVPPGFVPWDDAVTLALEYAEIHYDKIWEDEVMSDKLAQYDWLHLHHEDFTGQYGKFYASFSTQPWYIEQQMMHEKKAKELGFRKVAEMKKAVARKIKEFVAAGGFLFAMCSATDAFDIALAAEKTDMCDVMYDGDPPDLNAQKRLDFSKTLAFENFTIEMNPLRYEYSDIDIPPSDMVAMLNQETDYFTLFDFSAKYDPVPTMLTQNHANIIRGFLGQTTNFKKSLIKKNVTTLAEKEGTEEVRYIHGNFGRGTYTWYGGHDPEDYQHAVGDPPTDLKLHKNSPGYRLILNNVLFPAAKKKQQKT, from the coding sequence ATTTTCATTGCTCTCTGCTCACTGCTCACCGCTCTCCCTGTTCAAGCGCAGAAAGTATTGATACCGATGGACCTGAAGCAGAGCGAACACCTGAAGGCATACGGCATTGCATATTGGGCATTGACAAAAAATATCGAAGTGGATTGGCTGTTGAATTACCGTGGCGGCTCATTTATGATTGATGCGCTGGAAATGGTTTCGACGGAGTGTCGCGTTCGGAATGTTTCGTTTGAAGAAATCAGCGGTTCGCAGGCGGCACAAATCTATGCGGAGATTCAGCAGGAAGATAACAACATGGATGTCGTGCGATTGGAAAAAGCGCCCCGTGTTGCAGTCTATGTTCCACCCGGCTTTGTGCCGTGGGATGATGCTGTAACACTCGCGCTTGAATACGCGGAAATTCATTACGATAAAATCTGGGAGGATGAAGTTATGTCCGACAAACTCGCGCAGTATGATTGGCTCCATCTTCATCACGAAGATTTCACCGGGCAGTATGGAAAATTCTATGCATCGTTTTCCACTCAACCGTGGTATATCGAACAGCAGATGATGCACGAAAAGAAAGCGAAGGAACTTGGGTTCAGAAAAGTTGCCGAGATGAAGAAAGCCGTAGCAAGGAAAATCAAGGAATTCGTTGCGGCAGGAGGATTTTTATTTGCCATGTGTTCGGCTACCGATGCGTTCGACATTGCGCTTGCGGCAGAGAAAACAGATATGTGCGACGTCATGTACGACGGCGACCCGCCCGATTTGAACGCACAAAAGCGGCTTGATTTTTCCAAGACTCTCGCGTTCGAGAATTTCACCATCGAAATGAATCCGCTCCGCTACGAATATTCAGACATTGACATTCCGCCGAGCGACATGGTGGCGATGCTCAATCAGGAAACGGATTACTTTACATTGTTTGATTTCTCTGCAAAGTACGACCCTGTCCCGACGATGCTCACACAGAATCATGCAAACATTATTCGCGGGTTTCTCGGACAAACAACAAACTTCAAAAAAAGTCTGATAAAAAAAAACGTGACGACTCTTGCAGAGAAAGAAGGAACGGAAGAAGTTCGATACATTCATGGCAATTTTGGTCGCGGGACGTACACTTGGTATGGTGGCCATGACCCGGAAGATTATCAGCACGCAGTTGGTGACCCACCAACAGATTTGAAGTTGCACAAAAATTCTCCCGGCTACCGTTTGATTCTCAACAACGTGTTGTTCCCCGCAGCAAAAAAGAAACAGCAGAAAACGTAA
- a CDS encoding tetratricopeptide repeat protein — MKTVWIYIFGFTFLFFTAHAQQKNIEVKLKLAQSYERSGDFEAAVRLYEEAYAKDSTNPTLFESLKRCYLQTKKYPEAITIINRRLYQTPNDLSLLCQLGTIHVRNAEDAKGFTVWERAILLDSTNEVTYSIVANSMMEVRLFEKAIETYKRGRRACNKDKLYITDLAYLYGSTLNYADATSEYLKLIQENPAQLGFVQSRMASYTNRADGRKAATESVEQITKTETENLAMSQLLAWLYMEGKQYDKAFDVYKLIDKKTNAGGREIFTFAERAFRDKSYMIASQAYQEVVSTFPKFLMVPQAKFGHARTLEELSATNDTLKLFGNVSPFQSEEKPATESEPQFTGVVLAYKRIVSEYPKTEIAARSLLRVASLMFERFFNLDEAQSTLNDFLKNYGQFIPLAVEAKLLLGDVTLAQGNLDKAEETLKSISDIRPVSPENKDKTNLRLAEIAYFRGQFKSAIEQLGTVMNDALSNTTNDALTLQIFMQENQEKNSAALREFAKADFLKRQRKLSEALAIYENIFKSDTESEMADEALMSIGDMYAQMRRFPEAVASYEQLATDYEESINLDKATMKTGQIYELGLKDKNKAIEAYQKLLEKFPNSILVSEARKRIRELRGDNI, encoded by the coding sequence ATGAAAACTGTGTGGATTTACATATTCGGTTTTACATTTCTGTTCTTTACAGCTCATGCTCAGCAAAAGAATATCGAGGTGAAACTGAAACTTGCTCAGAGTTATGAACGAAGCGGTGATTTCGAAGCCGCCGTCAGACTGTATGAAGAAGCATACGCGAAGGATTCGACGAACCCCACTCTATTTGAATCGCTCAAGCGTTGTTATCTTCAAACAAAAAAATATCCCGAAGCAATTACCATCATCAACCGGCGGTTATATCAAACGCCGAACGACCTTTCGCTCCTGTGTCAACTTGGAACGATTCATGTTCGTAACGCAGAAGATGCAAAGGGCTTTACAGTATGGGAGCGTGCAATTCTTCTCGACTCAACAAACGAAGTAACCTATTCAATTGTCGCAAACTCGATGATGGAAGTTCGGTTGTTCGAGAAGGCAATCGAAACGTACAAACGTGGACGCCGTGCCTGCAATAAAGATAAATTATACATCACCGACCTTGCCTACTTGTACGGCAGCACATTAAATTATGCCGATGCGACTTCCGAGTATCTGAAACTCATTCAGGAAAATCCCGCGCAGTTGGGATTCGTTCAATCGCGCATGGCAAGTTACACCAACCGCGCCGACGGACGGAAAGCCGCAACCGAATCTGTTGAACAAATTACAAAAACCGAAACGGAAAATCTTGCCATGTCTCAACTGCTTGCATGGCTCTACATGGAAGGAAAGCAGTACGACAAAGCGTTCGATGTGTATAAACTTATTGACAAAAAAACGAACGCAGGAGGACGAGAGATTTTCACTTTTGCCGAGCGGGCGTTTCGGGACAAATCATATATGATTGCTTCGCAGGCATATCAGGAAGTAGTGAGCACGTTTCCAAAATTTCTTATGGTGCCGCAAGCGAAGTTCGGACATGCCCGAACGCTTGAGGAACTCAGTGCGACGAACGACACGCTTAAACTCTTTGGCAACGTCAGTCCGTTTCAAAGCGAAGAAAAACCGGCAACAGAATCGGAGCCGCAATTTACCGGCGTCGTTTTGGCGTATAAGCGTATCGTGAGCGAATATCCGAAAACGGAAATTGCCGCTCGCTCACTTCTCCGCGTTGCATCACTTATGTTTGAACGCTTCTTCAATCTTGATGAAGCACAATCAACGCTGAATGATTTTTTGAAGAATTACGGTCAGTTCATTCCGCTTGCTGTGGAAGCAAAATTGTTGCTCGGCGATGTAACGCTTGCTCAGGGAAATCTTGATAAAGCGGAAGAGACGTTGAAATCCATCAGCGATATACGCCCCGTTTCACCTGAGAATAAAGACAAAACCAACTTGCGGCTTGCAGAAATCGCTTATTTCCGCGGGCAGTTCAAGAGCGCGATAGAACAACTCGGAACTGTTATGAACGATGCGCTGTCGAACACGACGAACGATGCGCTGACGCTACAGATTTTCATGCAGGAAAATCAGGAAAAGAACTCAGCCGCTCTCCGTGAATTTGCCAAAGCCGATTTTCTGAAACGTCAGCGGAAACTTTCCGAAGCGCTTGCCATCTACGAGAATATTTTTAAGAGTGATACGGAATCGGAAATGGCGGATGAAGCATTGATGAGCATCGGCGATATGTACGCGCAAATGCGTCGCTTCCCGGAAGCAGTCGCTTCGTACGAACAACTTGCAACTGACTACGAGGAAAGCATCAACCTCGACAAAGCGACAATGAAAACCGGGCAGATTTACGAACTCGGTTTGAAGGATAAAAACAAAGCCATCGAGGCGTATCAAAAATTATTAGAGAAATTTCCCAACTCCATTTTAGTGAGTGAGGCTCGGAAACGGATTCGGGAATTGAGAGGAGACAATATATGA
- a CDS encoding metallophosphoesterase family protein: MRIAIISDIHSNLEALNVALSVIAAKNVDEIICLGDVVGYGPNPNECLELIQQHTSHILLGNHDEAAVNLVTAEYFNPYARIAAEWTNKELSQKNKEVLRNLPYTFERHGLLFVHASPFQPEMWYYIVSFSDAQKNFRYFTQPICFVGHSHVPMIFSDDLWTPDVQRGGKYIINVGSIGQPRDHDPRLSFGIFDTETWQYENCRLEYDMKETARKIRIAGLPTILADRLFEGK; encoded by the coding sequence ATGCGCATCGCCATCATCTCCGATATTCATTCCAACCTCGAAGCATTGAATGTTGCTCTCAGCGTCATAGCCGCAAAAAACGTGGACGAAATTATTTGTCTCGGAGATGTTGTTGGCTACGGACCGAATCCGAACGAGTGTCTTGAACTCATTCAGCAACACACCTCACACATACTTCTCGGCAATCATGACGAAGCAGCTGTGAACCTTGTAACGGCGGAATATTTCAACCCGTATGCACGCATCGCCGCCGAGTGGACGAACAAAGAACTCTCACAAAAAAACAAGGAAGTGTTGCGCAATCTGCCGTACACGTTCGAACGTCACGGGTTGTTATTCGTTCATGCATCGCCGTTCCAACCGGAGATGTGGTATTACATCGTCAGTTTTTCAGATGCGCAGAAAAATTTCCGGTACTTCACTCAGCCGATTTGTTTTGTTGGTCATTCGCATGTACCGATGATTTTTTCGGATGATTTGTGGACGCCGGACGTTCAGCGCGGCGGGAAATACATCATCAATGTCGGAAGCATCGGACAGCCGCGGGACCACGACCCGCGGCTGAGTTTCGGCATTTTTGATACGGAAACATGGCAATATGAAAATTGCCGCCTCGAATACGATATGAAAGAAACTGCTCGGAAAATCCGCATCGCCGGTTTGCCGACGATACTTGCGGACAGGCTGTTTGAGGGGAAGTAA
- a CDS encoding PorT family protein, with amino-acid sequence MALTSANQTFNYTHLSSSSTKWRAGFNIGAYVEFFDTHSFTLVSQLEYEQKGMVEEIVNTEDDPVILREKDINSRLDYLSVPLLGKIYFSGKSLTPFFLAGPRVDFFLGYNSDDNFFNPVYDEFKKMVFGGTLGCGVEIPKILISELLVEIRYNADFTDSYNSPLLTVRNNAFDFWVGVKF; translated from the coding sequence GTGGCTCTAACATCAGCAAATCAAACATTTAACTACACTCATTTATCAAGTAGTTCAACAAAGTGGAGGGCTGGGTTTAATATCGGAGCTTATGTCGAGTTTTTTGATACACATTCCTTTACATTGGTTAGCCAACTTGAGTATGAACAAAAAGGGATGGTAGAAGAAATTGTTAATACAGAAGACGACCCTGTAATTCTTCGTGAGAAGGATATTAATTCACGCCTCGATTATCTCTCGGTACCATTGTTAGGAAAGATTTACTTTTCTGGAAAATCACTCACCCCATTTTTTCTTGCCGGACCAAGAGTAGATTTCTTTCTTGGGTACAATTCCGATGATAATTTTTTTAATCCTGTATATGATGAATTCAAAAAAATGGTTTTCGGAGGAACGCTCGGTTGTGGTGTTGAGATCCCCAAAATATTAATTTCTGAACTCTTGGTTGAAATTCGATATAATGCTGATTTTACAGATTCGTATAATAGTCCGCTTTTAACTGTACGTAACAATGCCTTTGATTTTTGGGTTGGGGTGAAGTTTTAA
- a CDS encoding protein kinase, with translation MIGTVLSHYKIVEKIGQGGMGVIYKAEDLKLQRFVALKVLPSLRNISEEDRQRFFQEARVTSSMNHPNVLTVHEFEEDQGVTFLVTEFVEGKSLESILQGEKLPIPKILDVATDAASGITEAHRLGIVHRDLKPDNIMITERGQVKVMDFGLARLIGSSHVTTPGSIVGTFAYMSPEQIEEKEVDARSDIFAFGILLYQMITGQLPFGGRTVTEMLSSIVQRNPEPISKYRSDAPQGLEQVIFKALEKRPTERYQTMDEFRADLERLRVDPSAVFASKKKKRQTLSLAFAGSALILLAIVGWLWLTNEQAPASNEPKSIAVLPFANNSADESINFLRVGLADDIITRLSFIRSLLVKPTSAIAQFDGKTPNAVDAGNELDADYVLEGRFHKEGEQFYATIQLVDVHSGSLRWAKQITVPWKEMRTVQDAVSNQVVNDLQLQLTEAELSSVHKIRTTSAEAYEDYLRGIAFTVQDSRENNRKAAEMFEQSISHDNNFAEAYAALAFAYVERFWSGYSPDTSWVNNGEAMARKALSLDDHSAASHGALSFALRVKGNYREAMLEAIHALKIDPHYSSSLEDVCEFYRHRGDFQKAFDYANKGAESDPSFNIYRVRARIYQFQGNYQASIPEIEKAIASRPSDSWYRGGLLAMSYIYLLELEKAEEQIRIADSIDADKPETRISRAMLYTMRKDYIAARRELDAVSDFTSHDYALAYFPTAIYAMQNDTLSALQSLENAVQLGNRWYSWYMNDIWFFSIREHPKFVEIMTTMKNELDEIAAELQRNGL, from the coding sequence ATGATAGGCACAGTTCTTTCCCACTATAAAATTGTCGAAAAAATCGGACAAGGTGGCATGGGCGTTATCTACAAAGCGGAAGACCTGAAACTGCAACGCTTTGTCGCGCTGAAAGTCCTCCCTTCGTTGCGCAACATTTCTGAAGAAGACAGACAACGATTCTTTCAGGAAGCGCGTGTTACTTCCTCCATGAATCATCCCAATGTCCTCACTGTGCATGAGTTTGAAGAAGACCAAGGTGTGACATTTCTGGTGACGGAATTTGTCGAAGGAAAAAGTCTCGAATCAATTTTGCAGGGAGAGAAACTTCCTATTCCCAAAATACTTGATGTCGCGACCGATGCGGCATCGGGAATAACAGAAGCACACCGGCTTGGAATCGTTCATCGCGACTTGAAGCCGGACAACATCATGATTACGGAACGCGGGCAAGTGAAAGTGATGGATTTCGGTTTAGCGCGGTTGATTGGTTCATCGCACGTGACAACGCCGGGAAGTATCGTCGGGACGTTTGCGTACATGTCGCCCGAACAAATCGAAGAAAAAGAAGTTGATGCACGAAGCGATATTTTCGCGTTCGGAATTTTATTGTACCAAATGATTACGGGGCAGTTGCCGTTCGGCGGAAGAACGGTGACAGAAATGCTCAGTTCAATCGTACAGAGAAATCCGGAACCGATTTCCAAGTATCGTTCCGATGCGCCGCAGGGATTGGAACAGGTTATCTTCAAAGCGTTAGAGAAACGACCGACCGAGCGGTACCAAACAATGGATGAGTTCCGTGCCGACCTTGAACGATTGCGTGTTGACCCTTCGGCGGTGTTTGCATCGAAGAAAAAGAAACGACAAACTCTCAGTCTTGCGTTCGCCGGTAGCGCGTTGATTCTTCTGGCAATAGTTGGATGGCTGTGGCTTACGAATGAACAAGCCCCCGCATCGAATGAACCGAAATCCATTGCCGTTCTTCCGTTCGCCAATAATTCTGCCGATGAGTCTATCAACTTTCTCCGCGTCGGATTGGCTGACGATATTATCACGCGCCTCTCGTTCATTCGCTCGTTGTTGGTAAAACCGACGAGCGCCATTGCACAGTTCGACGGAAAAACTCCGAATGCTGTTGATGCAGGCAATGAACTTGATGCCGACTACGTGCTTGAAGGAAGATTTCACAAAGAAGGGGAACAATTTTATGCAACTATTCAGTTGGTAGATGTTCACTCCGGCAGTCTTCGCTGGGCGAAGCAAATCACCGTTCCATGGAAAGAAATGCGAACCGTTCAGGACGCAGTCTCGAATCAGGTGGTGAATGATTTGCAGTTGCAGTTGACCGAAGCCGAACTCAGCAGTGTGCATAAAATCCGGACGACGAGCGCGGAGGCGTATGAAGATTATTTGCGCGGCATTGCGTTTACCGTTCAGGATTCGCGGGAGAACAATCGCAAAGCGGCGGAGATGTTTGAGCAGTCAATTTCGCACGACAATAATTTTGCAGAAGCATACGCGGCGCTTGCCTTCGCCTACGTCGAACGGTTCTGGAGCGGTTATTCGCCTGATACAAGTTGGGTGAATAACGGTGAGGCAATGGCACGCAAAGCTCTTTCACTTGATGACCACTCTGCGGCAAGTCACGGTGCGTTATCGTTCGCATTGCGTGTGAAAGGAAATTACCGGGAAGCGATGTTGGAGGCAATCCACGCACTGAAAATTGACCCGCACTACAGTTCATCGCTGGAAGATGTGTGTGAGTTCTACCGTCATCGCGGGGATTTTCAAAAGGCATTTGATTACGCAAACAAAGGAGCGGAGTCAGACCCTTCGTTTAATATTTACCGAGTTCGTGCGCGCATCTACCAGTTTCAGGGAAACTATCAGGCGAGCATTCCTGAAATCGAAAAAGCAATCGCTTCACGTCCCTCCGATTCATGGTATCGCGGCGGGTTGCTGGCAATGAGTTACATTTATCTGTTGGAATTAGAGAAAGCGGAAGAACAAATCCGCATCGCCGACTCCATTGATGCGGATAAACCTGAAACAAGAATTTCCCGTGCGATGCTGTACACGATGCGGAAGGATTATATCGCAGCGCGTAGAGAATTAGATGCAGTCTCCGACTTCACATCGCACGATTATGCCCTTGCATATTTTCCCACCGCAATCTATGCGATGCAGAACGATACACTCTCAGCGTTGCAATCGCTGGAGAACGCGGTGCAACTTGGTAACAGGTGGTACTCGTGGTACATGAACGATATCTGGTTCTTCTCGATACGCGAACATCCGAAGTTTGTTGAAATAATGACGACGATGAAAAACGAATTGGATGAGATAGCGGCGGAGTTGCAGAGGAACGGGTTGTAG
- a CDS encoding T9SS type A sorting domain-containing protein produces MNTSLHRVWRVTISCVLFSLALTAQPKYRTFTQEQLAQKEERNAGRAIASRVSFVVKNRFDTVKNVLSASVSSPIISLLDSGGFPNLRIANFNKTIVAEGKELQPGDSVVFHAIVKRKVPGSKITGWQMRTKDLSAVRTPNSPGAGVTTITITHGIVSPAIPASVDEQIIAQPTGGNVREYLYQKVVKRPKGIILGVEKAAKPAGWVRSFSTNTKAFPHTGTARCFDSVLMSTKLKPFVGEVRNVSVRMHNNHLLGSLHALKLSILANDAGVTEPFEPDATPLGSLLFYDSSNGSNPFNNLTLREICKLADTALTYCSRFSPDYYSALDQTITSIVELFSGIIQVNSMRPMKVTGTKTLEEVSFLHANPFATVRQNESDVSADNLPLENRMLWNYPNPFNPVTVISYQLSVKSMVTLKVFDLLGREVATLLDHAELDEGEQSVEFDAGNLSSGTYYYRLTATDVSDGSVFTDVKKMTLMR; encoded by the coding sequence ATGAATACCTCGTTACACCGTGTGTGGAGAGTGACGATTTCATGTGTTCTTTTTTCGTTGGCGCTTACAGCCCAACCAAAATATCGCACGTTCACTCAAGAACAGTTGGCTCAGAAAGAAGAACGGAACGCGGGCAGGGCAATTGCAAGCCGTGTCAGTTTCGTTGTAAAAAACAGATTTGACACCGTCAAAAATGTTCTTTCGGCATCTGTCTCCTCACCGATTATTTCACTCTTAGACTCCGGCGGTTTTCCGAATCTCCGGATAGCAAATTTCAATAAAACAATTGTTGCCGAAGGAAAAGAACTTCAACCCGGCGACTCCGTCGTGTTTCATGCAATCGTCAAGCGAAAAGTCCCCGGCTCGAAAATTACCGGATGGCAGATGCGCACGAAAGATCTTTCGGCAGTCCGAACTCCTAACAGTCCCGGGGCAGGCGTGACCACCATTACTATTACGCATGGCATCGTCAGCCCTGCAATCCCCGCGAGTGTGGATGAGCAAATCATCGCACAACCGACCGGCGGCAATGTTCGCGAATATCTTTATCAAAAAGTGGTGAAGCGACCGAAGGGAATTATCCTCGGTGTAGAAAAAGCGGCGAAGCCTGCCGGCTGGGTTCGTTCGTTCAGCACTAACACGAAAGCATTCCCACATACCGGAACGGCTCGCTGTTTTGATTCTGTGTTAATGTCAACCAAACTGAAACCGTTTGTTGGTGAAGTTCGAAACGTATCGGTGCGGATGCACAACAATCATCTGCTCGGTTCGTTGCACGCTCTGAAACTTTCTATTCTTGCCAACGACGCAGGAGTTACTGAACCGTTCGAACCCGATGCAACTCCGCTCGGCTCTCTCCTCTTTTATGATTCTTCAAACGGAAGCAATCCGTTTAACAATCTTACGTTAAGAGAAATTTGCAAACTTGCCGACACTGCTTTGACATATTGCAGCAGGTTCTCGCCTGATTATTATTCAGCGCTTGACCAAACAATCACAAGCATTGTTGAATTGTTTTCCGGAATCATACAAGTCAATTCTATGCGTCCGATGAAGGTGACAGGAACAAAAACGTTGGAAGAAGTCTCGTTCCTCCATGCTAATCCGTTTGCTACTGTCCGTCAGAATGAATCGGATGTGAGCGCAGATAATCTCCCGCTCGAAAACAGGATGTTGTGGAATTATCCGAATCCCTTTAACCCGGTGACTGTCATAAGTTATCAATTATCAGTTAAAAGTATGGTAACATTGAAAGTTTTTGATTTACTGGGAAGAGAAGTTGCAACACTTCTTGACCATGCTGAACTTGACGAAGGGGAACAATCCGTTGAATTTGATGCAGGGAATCTTTCAAGCGGAACATACTACTATCGCCTGACCGCAACAGATGTATCCGACGGAAGTGTATTTACCGACGTAAAGAAGATGACACTGATGCGATAA